From Alloacidobacterium dinghuense:
CGACGAGCCAGTTAACCGCGGCGTTGGCGCTGATCGAACTCGACGGTGTCGCACGCCGCGTTGTTCTCTATCCTCCCGACATGCCGCTTGGATATCTCTCTTATGTCATCGAGTCAGCTGGGGTGGATGCCATCGTGTCGGACGGGAGAACGGGTGAGTTAGGCAACCGCCGGGTCGGACGATTTATTCCGTGCAATGGGGAGATTGCGCTCTGTAGCAGTGACAGGACAGCACAGTACCGGACGGAATGGATTCTCCTGACATCGGGTACGACCGGGTTGCCGAAGCTGGTCGTCCACACCCTGCTTAGCCTATCTGGCGCAATAGACCGCCGGAGCCCCGAGACAGGACAGGTCGTTTGGAGTACGTTCTACGATATTCGCCGTTACGGCGGCTTGCAGATCTTTCTTCGCGCACTTCTCACGGGCGCATCGCTTGTGCTGTCGAGTGCTAAGGAATCCACGGCGGACTTTCTGGCTCGGGCCAACTCTCACGGAATCACCCATATCTCTGGAACACCATCGCATTGGCGCCGTGCGCTGATGAGTCCGGCGGCCCACCGGATTGCGCCGGAATATGTTCGCTTGTCAGGAGAAATCGCAGATCAGGCCATTCTGAATCATCTCCAGTGCGTCTACCCTCAAGCTCAAATCGTCCATGCCTTCGCCACGACCGAGGCTGGTTTGGCGTTTGAGGTGAACGACGGTGTCGCGGGCTTCCCCGCGAGTGTGATAGAAAACACATCCCACGTGGAAATGAAGGTTGAGGATCGCACATTGTGGATCCGTTCAACTCGGACGGCGAGTCGCTATATGGGCGAAGACGCTCCTATTTTGAAGGGCAGGGATGGTTTTGTCGACACTGGTGACATGATCGAATTGCGAGATGACCGCTATTACTTTGTCGGCCGAAGAGATGGGGTCATCAATGTTGGAGGCTTGAAGGTGCATCCTGAGGAAGTGGAAGCAGTCATCAATCGCCATCCGGCGGTACACATGTCGCTTGTCCAGACAAAGAAGAATCCAGTTACCGGCGCGCTCGTGGTTGCCGACGTAGTTCTCAAGACAAGTTCACAGCCTGACGATCACGATGGGCGAGGACTTCAGCACGACATCCTGTTGCTCTGCCGGGAAGTCCTTTCACCGCACAAAGTCCCGGCCGCGATCAATTTTGTCCCCGCCTTGGCGGTCGCTGAATCAGGGAAGCTCATGCGTCGCAATGCGTAATGTAATCGTAACCGGCGGGAGCCGGGGTTTGGGACTGGGGATCGCCCGCAGGCTCAACGGCGCGGGATACCGCGTCATAGCCATTGCTCGCAGGCAAAACAGCGAACTTACGGCAGCTATGCAGGAGGCCGAGATCGCCAATCCCGGGTCCTTTCATTTTGCCCCGTTTGATCTGGCTGAGATTGAAAACATTTCAGAATTGGTCAAGACATTGCGGAAGGACTTCGGTGCGATCTATGGGCTCGTAAACAATGCCGGTGTGAGTTTCGACGGGGCTCTCCCCCTCATGCCCACCTCTCAGATCGAGCAGCTTGTGCGTGTAAACGCGCTGTCGCCCATTGTGCTCACGAAGTTCGTGGTGCGCTCGATGATGGCCGACGGGGGCGGGCGCATCGTCAGTTTGGCTTCCATCACCGCCTTCACCGGCTATAGCGGCCTCTCGGTGTATAGCGCCACGAAAGCATCACTCATCGGATTCTCCCGGTCTCTTGCGCGCGAGGTTGGCCGCATGGGTGTGAACGTGAATTCAGTCGCTCCAGGCTTCATTGATACCGACATGACGCAGGGACTCAGCGATGAGCAGCGACAGAAAATTGAGCGCCGCAGCGCCCTCCGGCGCCTTGCAGACGTAGACGATGTAGCAAATGCAGTTGAGTTTCTTCTGAGCGATAAAGCGAAGAATATAACGGGTACGGTACTGACCGTCGATGCGGGAAATACGGCTTGAGTGAAGTACAGACAACAGCTCCTCTCAATTCTGGTGGCTCTGTTGCCAAATGCTGGTTGCGCGGGCTGGAGTTAACCGCAAACATCGTCCGGAATCGCGATCGCATCATGTCGACAGTGATCGAGGAACGAGCTGCGCATTTCGGTGACGCGCCAGCTCTTCTTTCCGACCGCGAGTGCCTTACATACAGGGCACTTGCTCAGCGCTCGAACCAATACGCACGCTGGGCGCTCGGGCAAGGCATCGCAAAAGGCGACGTCGTCGGCCTGCTGATGACGAATCGGCCTGAATATTTCGCTGTATGGCTTGGGATCACAAGTGTCGGCGGTGTAGTCGCCCTGCTCAATACCAATCTTATCGGGCCCTCTCTCGCTCACTGCGTCAATATTGTCGCTCCAAAGCATCTGATCGTGGCCGGAGAACTCGTTGATTCGCTGAGTACTGCGCTGCCGGGGGTCGCGGCGCCACCGGCGATCTGGACACACGGAGCAGACCATTCCCGATTCCAACGTATCGACCACGACATTCAACAGCAGCCTTGTGAAAAGCTGAACAGCAGCGAGCGGCCGTTGCTGACTATAGAAGATCGGGCACTTTATATTTTTACCTCCGGCACCACGGGGTTGCCAAAGGCCGCTAACATCAGCCATGCTCGTGTCCTCCAATGGAGCCATTGGTTTGCAGGCATGATGGATGCGCAGCCTGCAGACCGAATGTACAACTGCCTACCGATGTATCACAGCATCGGCGGGGTGCTCGTACCGGGCGCGACTCTTGTCGGTGGCGGTAGCGTCGTCATTTGCGAGAAGTTTTCGGCCAGTCAGTTTTGGAGCGATGTTATTGGTTGGGATTGCACGATGTTCCAATACATCGGCGAGTTTTGTCGCTACTTACTCCACGTCGCTCCGCCGTCGAAGGCCCGCGACCATCGAATCAGATTAGCCTGTGGTAATGGGCTGGCACCCGATGTGTGGGATGCCTTCAAGGATAGGTTCCGAATTCCGCGGATTCTTGAATTCTATGCTTCCACCGAAGGTGGCGTCTCATTGTTCAACGTAGAAGGGAAATGCGGCGCGATTGGCCGCATCCCACCTTATTTGGCGCATCGATTTTCGCCGGCCTTGGTGCGATTCGATGTCGACAAAGGCGAGCCAGTTCGCAATGATCAGGGATTCTGTATTCGTTGTGCTCCGGACGAACCCGGCGAAGCCATCGGCAAAATCGTGCACGATCCCTCGAACGTAGGCAGCCGCTTCGAGGGCTATCTGGATGAGCAAGCCTCAGAACGAAAAATCCTGCGCGATGTTTTTGAGCGCGGAGACGCTTGGGTTCGCACCGGCGACTTGATGCGGAAGGACGAGAAGGGGTTTTTCTATTTCGTCGACCGCATCGGCGACACATTTCGATGGAAGGGCGAGAACGTTGCAACCTCCGAGGTCTCTGAGGCAATTTGTGCATTTCCTGGAGTGATGCACGCCAACGTCTACGGAGTGACTATTCCCTCTACACAAGGCCGGGCTGGCATGGCTGCGATCGTTGCCGATCACGAGATGGATCTCTCTGCTTTTAGGAAACACCTGGTGAGCCGCCTTCCCTCGTACGCGCGCCCTGTATTCCTCCGAATTCAGAAGGATATCGAAGTCACAGGAACTTTTAAGTACTCGAAGACGGATCTGGTGCGCCAAGGATATGACCCTCTCATCACGTCGGATCCTATATATCTTGATAATTCAAAATTGGAGGCTTTTGTTCAGCTCGACAAGACTCTCTACGATCGCATTCAAAAGGGACGGATTCGCCTGTAGCTTCCGGTTCTAATCAGAATCCGGTCCCAGGGAGCACTTTCGAGACATGCAAATTCATCTCTATCGAGATTGCGCTTAAGCAAAAGGGTGTGAATGATCATTAGTCAGTTTGGGGACGAATTTGAAACGCTGCAGGCAGAAATTGCGCGCGGCCCCATTTTCCCTTGTGTGACGCCAGATGAGATCCGAAGCTATCTCGCCTCACGGTATGACTTCAAGAAAACGCGGACTCTTGAGGAAGTCATTTCCGACGTAGAGCAAATGCTGCGGACGTGGCAGGTGCAGGTGACGCATCCTCGCTACTTTGGCCTCTTCAACCCGAGCGTAACCCTTGCATCTGTCATCGCCGACACGCTTGTTGCTATGTACAACCCCCAACTTGCGAATTGGCGAACCTCGCCGGTTGCGAATGAGATCGAAAGGCATACGCTCGGTTGGCTAACCGCAAAGTTTGGTCTTCCTGCGACGACCATCGCGACGTTCACGAGCGGCGGAACGGAAGCGAACCTTTCAGCGGTTGTTGTCGCCTTAACGCGGGCCTTCCCAGACTATGGCGAACACGGGCTTCGGCACCTGGCTGCATCGCCCGCGATCTATCTCACAGAAGAGGCTCACAACGGGTACAACAAAATTGCGCATATGACGGGGCTGGGTAGAAGGGCCCTCCGAACGGTGGCGACGGACCGACATCTGAAGCTGGATCTCGGCGATCTCGAACGACGAGTGGCTGAGGATCGCCAGAACGGGTTCTCCCCGTTCATGGTTGTCGGCACCGCTGGGACTACGGCGGCCGGTATCATCGATCCCCTGGACGAGATCGGGCGCTTTTGCCGGGAAGAAGGCTTATGGTTTCATGCCGACGCGGCGTGGGGTGGTGCAGCAATCATCTCACCAAAGCTCAAGCATTATCTTTCCGGAATCGATACCGCAGACTCGATTACATGCGATGCGCACAAGTGGTTCTCTGTCCCCATGGGCTGTGGGATGTTCTTTTGCCGGCATCCTGATCGCGTTCTCGAGGCATTCCGTGTGGACATCTCTTACATGCCGAAGAAAACGGATCAGACGGTCACGGATCCTCTCATGACCTCGGTGCAATGGTCCCGCCGCTTTATCGGTCTAAAGCTCTTCATGGCGCTTGCGCAGCATGGCGAATCAGGGCAGGCTGACCTGATCGAGCACCAGACGCGTATGGGTAACGTGTTGAGGGAGGCGCTCGATGCCTCCGGCTGGCGCATTATCAACTCAACACCGCTCCCTCTGGTTTGCTTCACCCGAGATGGACTTGTTCCTGCCAGATTTCTGGCCACACTCCGAGAGCAGCAGGTCGCATGGATGTCGGAAGCTTCGATTGGAGGGGCTCCAGTCTTGCGGGCGTGCATCACGAGTTTCAGAACGACTGAGGCTGATATTCACTGGGTGGTGGACGAGATGAACCGTCTCTTCTTACAAGATTCGGGTCAAAGCATGTCGAATCAGACAGTGGCTATCCCTGTACAGTCCACGAGCAGATGAGGAGTATGAAACGAGAAACGATTGCCGTTCATGGTGGTTACGAACTCGATCCAACCACGAAGGCTGTGGCTGTACCTATTTATCAAACGGTTTCCTATGCGTTTGATAGTGCAGATCATGCGGCGGCGCTATTCAATCTGGAGGCAGAAGGATATCGCTACACGCGGATTTCGAACCCGACCACCGCAGTACTGGAGCGGCGTGTCGCGGCGCTCGAAGGAGGGCTGGACGCCCTGTGCGTCAGCAGTGGGCAGGCCGCGGTTTACTATGCGGTCCTGAACGTCACTGAGCTGGGAAGCAACATCGTGTCGGTTCCTCAGCTCTACGGAACCACGCACAGCCTGTTCAGTCACCTCCTGCCAAGCCAGGGTGTGAATGTCCGATTTGGAGAATCGGATTGCCCGCAAGCGCTGGAGAGATTGATCGATGACAAAACGCGCGCGCTCTTCTGTGAGAGTGTCGGGAATCCGGCAGGAAATATTTGCGACATCGAGGAGTTAGCCTTCATCGCGCACAAGCATGGGTTGCCGTTGCTGGTCGATAATACAGTGGCTACGCCCATGTTGCTACGGCCGATTGAGTATGGCGCCGACATTGTTATTCACTCTCTTACAAAATTTCTGGGTGGACACGGCACAACACTCGGAGGGGCCATTGTCGACAGCGGGAATTTCCCTTGGAACGAGCACACTTCACGGTTCCCCATGTTTAACCAGCCGGATCCCTCCTACCATGGTTTGGTCTACACCGAACACTACGGGAGGGCAGCCTACATTGGACGCTGCCGCAGTGTTTATCAGCGGACCACCGGCGCTGTGTTGTCGCCTATGAGCGCGTTCCTGTTGCTCCAGGGAATCGAAACGGTTGCGCTGCGGATTGACCGCCACGTCGAAAATGGCAGGAGAGTTGCCGAGTTCTTCCGCAACGATCCCAGGATCGAATGGATCAATTACACCGGATTGCCTGGCAGTCCGTATTATTCGCTCGCGAAAAAATATCTGTGTGGCCGCGCCTGTTCTCTGATGACCGTCGGTCTCAAGGGCGGCTTCGAGGCTGCAGTTAAGTTTTATGATGCGCTCACACTTGTGACACGCCTTGTCAATCTGGGTGATGCCAAGTCGTTGGCCTGCCATCCCGCATCGACGACTCACCGACAGATGTCGGCAAAAGAACAACTCCACGCCGGCGTCAAGCCGGAGATGATCCGGCTCAGCATCGGGATCGAACACAGCGAAGATATCATCGCAGATCTGGATCAGGCGCTCGACGCGACGGTCTAGGCTGATTCCTTTTCCCCGAGTGGCTCATATCAACCTGAGGGAGATATTTATGCCTGCCTTTTTGCAAACAAATCCATCCAGTTCCGACAGGCAACCATGCGCGAAAGGGCTTTGCGCTAAGCCGTTTGCGGAGTGCTTGGATCGGTCGGGTAACTCCCTCACAATTGGATTGATCAACAACATGCCGGATGGAGTCCTTGAGGCAACGGAACGCCAGTTTCTTTCACTCCTCAATTCGTCTTCTCACGGTATTTCAGTCCGCATGGTGCTCTATTCGCTGCCGGGTGTCCCTCGAAACGAATTGGGTGCCCGCCATGTCAGTAAGTCCTATTCGAGCGTTGAGAACCTGTGGGACACACAGATCGATGGGCTCATTGTTACCGGAAGGGAGCCTGCGACGCCGAATCTCGCGGACGAACCATACTGGGAAAGTTTCACGGCGGTCCTAGATTGGGCGCGGGACAACACCTACTCGACTATCTGGTCATGTCTTGCCACTCACGCTGCTACTCTCTATCTCGACGGCATTCACAGGATCAGAAGCGACCATAAACACTCCGGGGTCTTTAATTGCACCCGAGTCTCAGATCATTCACTCACTGCAAAGACACCCTCTCGCTTTAGGCTTCCGCATTCCCGGTGGAACGGTTTGCCGGAAAGCGAACTGACCTCCAGAGGATATTCGGTGCTCACCAGGACCGCGGATGCCGGCGTTGATACATTCATCAAAAAGTACAAGAGCATGTTTGTCTTTTTCCAAGGTCATCCCGAATACGAATCCAATGCTCTTCTGCTCGAATATCGCAGAGATGTAGGCCGGTATCTGCGAGGAGAAACAAATCGGTATCCTTTAATGCCGCAGGATTATTTCGACCGCGATACAGTGATTGCATTGACGGAACTGGAACAAGAAGCAACGATCAATCCGCGTGACGAGCTACTGGCGCAAGTCTTCGGGAAATTGGAGCGGATAGATGTCGAAAACACCTGGCGCGAGACAGCGGTCTGCATCTATAGAAGCTGGTTGCAGTACATATGGGCACAGAAAAAGCGCCGTTTACGGACCGGCGGAGTTGCAGTGAAAGCCAGCGGTGTTGATGTCTTGATGTCGCCACAATCAACAGAGGTTGACGCTTCTACTTCAGCTGGTTTCCCGAATCATCAGGAGTCAACTGCGATCTCTACGCCTTCTACTAGCATGTTGACGATCCTGTAACTCATCAGCGTCACCGGTGATTAACGGTAGCGCTTAAAAAGCGATAACAACATACCTGTAAAGTCTTGTCGAAAGGAGTTCCCTCGCATGGCCTCGACCTATTCAATGCCAACAGAAACCCGAATTGTTCCTTCAGCGACTGAGCTTCTGATCAACAATCGCTGGATTGCGAGCGAGTCGGGTGAGACTTTCGCGACGATCAATCCCTCTACCGGCGAGGAGATTTGTCGGGTGGCCGCAGCCCATGAACTCGACGTGGACAAGGCTGTCCAGGCAGCGCGGAATGCCTTCGAGCGAGGACCGTGGAGAAAAATGCATGCGTCCGAACGCGGCAAGCTACTTTACCGTCTCGCTGACCTGATCGAAGGCCACGCCGACGAACTCGCACAGTTAGAGGCCCTGGACAACGGTAAGCCTGTCTCAGTGGCAAAGCGGGTAGATGTTGCCAAAACAGTTGCCTGCTATCGGTATTTCGCAGGGTGGGCCGACAAGGTTCAGGGAAAAACGATCCCCATTGACGGCGACTTTTTCTGCTACACACGTCATGAGCCCATCGGCGTGGTGGGGCAAATCATTCCGTGGAATTACCCCATGCTCATGCAGGCGTGGAAGCTTGCCCCGGCTTTGGCCACGGGAAATACCGTCGTGATGAAGCCGGCCGAGCAAACACCTCTCTCCGCGCTGCGCATAGGGGAACTGGTAGTGGATGCGGGTTTTCCCGAGGGCGTCGTCAACCTGGTGCCTGGCTTTGGCCCCATAGCCGGCGCAGCGATCGCGCGTCATATGGACATAGACAAGGTGGCATTTACCGGTTCCACTGAGATTGGGCGCCTCATCCTGGAAGCTGCCGCGAGATCAAACCTAAAGCGAGTCACTCTCGAACTGGGGGGGAAAAGCCCGAACATCATATTTGAGGACACAGATCTTGACGAAGCGGTGGAGGGCGCTCACCTGGGATTGTTCTCCAATCAGGGCCAGATCTGTTGCGCAGGATCAAGAGTGTTTGTCGAAGAGAAGATCTACGATCAATTCGTAGAAAAGAGCGTAACCCGCGCCAGCAAACGCATCGTCGGAGACCCCTTCGATCCCCAGACCGAGCAGGGTCCGCAAATCGATCAAGCACAGGTCGACAGAGTGATGGGTTATATCGAATCAGGGCAAAATGAGGGCGCCACACTTGCCTGCGGCGGCAAGCGTGTTGGAAATCTAGGCTACTTCGTGGAGCCTACCGTGTTCGCCGATGTTCACGACAACATGAAGATTGCCAGGGAAGAAATCTTCGGACCGGTAATGAGTGTAATCCCATTTAAGGATCTCGCGGAGGTTGTCACAAGGGCGAACAAGACGAACTATGGGTTGGCGGCAGGTGTCTGGACCCGTGATATCAGGAAGGCTCACGCAATCGCTAACAACGTGCGGGCTGGTACGGTGTGGGTGAACTGCTACAACATCCTAGACACCAGAGCTCCCTTCGGTGGGTTCAAGCAGTCAGGGACTGGACGCGAGCTGGGCGAGTATGGACTGCAGCAGTACACTGAGATAAAGACGGTCATTGTAAAGCTGTGAGAGATTTCGACCGTACTCGCGTGTGAATTGATAGCAATCGCCTTGAAGTCCTGTCTTCAAAACCCGCCCTCATAGGAAAACGCAAAATGTAGTATCTTAACAATCCACAATTACGTTATTTAATCTTATCAATCTAAGGCCTACGACACCGAGCCGCCGAACTCGCTGTCGTGGGCCTTTTTGGTTGGTAAGATCGAGCGGCACTCGATGCACTCGTCTTCGCGCAGCAGGTCTATCGACGACAACAGAAGCGAAGCTAGTGTATATATTGCTAAAAAATGCCATGCGTCTAGCGAAAGATCGGACGCCACTTCTCCCTCCGCTGATCAGCGCGGCCGAACCAAAACTCGGCTCATGCTCATTGAATAAAAAGGTCGGGATGACCCGCTTCGCCTTCGAATCGCCTATCTATGCCCACCTACCTGCCAGTTATGGGATGTTTATGATTGATTGAGAATAAAGTTGTTCGACGCTCCACCTCTGTATGCTCGCTGAGGCCGCTTTGCGTTCATCGCATATCATACGAAGTCACTTTGCCATTTTGGATATCTGGTGCCAAAACGACGCTCGTCCAGGCGACCGTTACGATTTCGTCCACGCAGCGTGCTCTGGAGAAGCTAAAACAATGGCGAGGAACACGATGTCAAAGTGCTAAGGCCTGATTGCATCAATATTCTTCGGCGGGAGCGTTGGAGGGCTCGACCCTCCCTAGGACTACTGCTCAACCTCAGCGCGAATTCGCCTTCGTTTACGACGCGCGTATTGCAGCAACGGGGTCGACGCGCGTCGCGCGTCGCGCGGGAAAGTAGCATGCGAGAACCGACATCGCCCCAAGCAACACCACAACCACGATGACCGTCAGAGGATCGTTGGCTCCCACCCCGTAGAGCCACGCGGCAATGAAGTGCGCGAGGCTGAACGAGAGCGCCAGCCCTAAACTTAGCCCGATCGCTGTTAGCGAAAGCCCTTGCATCAGCACGAGCCTTAGAACGTCACCGGGTGAAGCGCCAAGTGCGACGCGGATGCCGATCTCGTGCGTGCGAAGCGCCGTGCGGTACGCCACGACACCATAAATGCCGGTCGTCGCGAGGATCAGCGCGATCGCCGCCAGGATGCCCGCAAACGTGCTCTGCATGACCGCAAAGATCGTCGCCATCTGCGTGGTCTCGCGCATGGAGCGGATGTCGAAGACTGGCAGCTGCCCATCAATCTCGTGAATTGCGCTCTCAACCGCCGGTGCTATGTCGTTCGGATTGCCTTGCGTCCTCACCTGCACAATGGTCTCGAAACCTCGCTGGAAGTAGCTCATGTAGACCATCGGCGCGGGGCGTTCGTTCATAAACTCGTGCTTCGTGTTCTTCACCACGCCAATGACCGCAGCAACGCTGTTCCCTATATGGAGCCTCTTCCCCACCGGGTCCTGCCCTGGCCAAAACCGTTTCGCGGCCGTCTGGTCCACAATCGCTACCAGCGGCGCCTTTCGGTCGTCATACTGTGCGAAGTCGCGCCCTTCGAGGATAGGCACGCCCAGCGTCTCGAAGTATCGAGGCGTCACCTCAGCATGTTGCACCTCGAGCGATTCATGCGGGCGTGGCACATACCCTTCCGGGTATGCGTCATCCGTCTTGCGGTTGAAGTTCATCGGCATCCAATCGGTGAGCGACGCAACCGTTACAGTCGGCAATACCGCTACCCGGTCGAGAATCTTGTGGCAGATCGCATCCACCTCGTCGCTGGAGTAGCCGGCGGTATACAGTCCCACAGACGCCGTCAACACATGATCCTGCTCGAACCCGGGGTCGCCCGCGGAGAGATTGCGCAGCGTCTGCAGAAACAGTGCCGAAATCACCAGCAGCGCCAGCGAAAACGAGATCTGCGCCACCACCAGGCCGCTGAGCAGCCGCCGGTTGTGCGAGCCTCCTGAGATGCTTGACGACTCATCCTTGAGCGCCTCAGACGCAGGGACATTTGACGATCGCCACGCTGGAAGCGCGCCGGAGAGCACGCTGGCCAGCGCCGCCAACACCACGACCCCAATCACCACGTTTTGATCCACGGTTCCGTTCAGCACAATGGGGTTCGAGTTTGCAGGAATGAATCGAGCAAAGGTCTTCGCCGTCAACGACGTCAGCAACAGAGCCAGCGCACCCGCACCGGCTGAGAGAATCACGCCCTCCAGCACCATCTGCCGCACCAGCTGCACGCGTTGCGCCCCCAGCGACTGCCGGATCGCAATCTCGCGCCGCCGCGACACAAACCGGACCAACATTAGCGTAGCCACGTTGGCGCAGGTCAGCACGAGCACCACTCCGGCGATAGCCAGCAGGATAGGCAGCGTGTCAGCCATGTAGACGTTTGCCCCGAAGGGCGAGCGCCACATCGGGTCCAGCGTGATGGTGTTCGTTCCCAGGTGATCGTTCGGATAGGCCGCCACGATCCGCCGCATGATCGTTTCGAGGTCCTGCGTCGCCTGCTCGCGGCTCACTCCAGGCCGCAGCCTCCCCAACACAATAAGAAAGGCGATGCTGCGATGCGTGATCCGATACTCATTCGTCCCAAGCGGGTTCAGCGTCAGCCATGCATCGTCCCGAAGCCCCGGCGCCGCCCCGATAAACCCCTCCGGCGCTACGCCGATCAC
This genomic window contains:
- a CDS encoding ABC transporter permease; this encodes MAGLLRDTRFAVRQLRRNLGFTIAATVILAVAICTNSTVFSWINGTMLHPIPGARHTGELVSVMRGAWSTSPTPPLSYLDYRDLRDQNQSLTGLLAYHSDWITLTGAGAAPERIYIGNVSANFFDVLGVKPLLGRFFLPEEETRPDAQPYVVLGYSIWKTRYAGDPQIVGKTIEIARHPVTVIGVAPEGFIGAAPGLRDDAWLTLNPLGTNEYRITHRSIAFLIVLGRLRPGVSREQATQDLETIMRRIVAAYPNDHLGTNTITLDPMWRSPFGANVYMADTLPILLAIAGVVLVLTCANVATLMLVRFVSRRREIAIRQSLGAQRVQLVRQMVLEGVILSAGAGALALLLTSLTAKTFARFIPANSNPIVLNGTVDQNVVIGVVVLAALASVLSGALPAWRSSNVPASEALKDESSSISGGSHNRRLLSGLVVAQISFSLALLVISALFLQTLRNLSAGDPGFEQDHVLTASVGLYTAGYSSDEVDAICHKILDRVAVLPTVTVASLTDWMPMNFNRKTDDAYPEGYVPRPHESLEVQHAEVTPRYFETLGVPILEGRDFAQYDDRKAPLVAIVDQTAAKRFWPGQDPVGKRLHIGNSVAAVIGVVKNTKHEFMNERPAPMVYMSYFQRGFETIVQVRTQGNPNDIAPAVESAIHEIDGQLPVFDIRSMRETTQMATIFAVMQSTFAGILAAIALILATTGIYGVVAYRTALRTHEIGIRVALGASPGDVLRLVLMQGLSLTAIGLSLGLALSFSLAHFIAAWLYGVGANDPLTVIVVVVLLGAMSVLACYFPARRATRVDPVAAIRAS